The Chlorobaculum sp. MV4-Y genome contains the following window.
CTTGTTGAACAGCATACTTCATGTTCAAACAGAACCGGTTGGATGCGACAGGCAGAACTGAATGGCGCGATTCGCACTTCTCTCTCACTCCGCTTAAAACAACCGTCCCGAAAACACAGGAGCCGCAGAAAAGACTGTAACGATGCCGGTACTGACTGATCACATCAGATTGTGAAATTGTTTTAAATAAACGCCGTACACTATTTAAATTAACAGATATTGCATATATTTCAAGAGATGTTCTTTTATATCCGAGACAAAAACAATTCAAAATCCACTGTGATGAAAAAAGCATTCAGCATGCTGCTCCTCCTTGCAGTTTCAGAAGCGTTCACACCAACAAATCTGCATGCGGGAGCGTTCGATCAATTGATTGATATATCGAGAGACAGTGAAGCCGCCACAAGAGAACCAAGCGACGAAGGCGCGAGGGAGGGCGCAAGCCAGGGATTCGACACCAATTCAGACACACCTGTCGACCTGAGAGGCAAGAAAGGTGTCATCGATCCGAATGACCTGAAGCAGTACGACCCACCAGCGCGAAGCCTTCACACCAATCCGCCGCCGCCACTGCCCTGACAGAGCGTTCGGGTGTGGGAAAATCTGCAACGCCCGGAAGCCTTGACAATCCTCCGGGCGTTTTGCATTCGTGCGAATGCGTGTTGGCCTCGCCATCTAAATAGCGTTGACCATCCCGTCAGAAATACAGCTCACCCATAATATTTTCGATTTTCCGGATATTTTGTTGGAAAAACCGATTATCGTGCTAAATTGTTGTCCGTAACATCGTGGGGTGGAGCAATTGGTAGCTCGTCGGGCTCATAACCCGAAGGTTGCAGGTTCAAGTCCTGTCCCCACCACTAAAAAAGCCGTCTAGTCAGTATAGGGCGGCTTTTTTTATTGTTCGCTTGCGCAATACAAAAGATTCGGAGATTTATCGTCCAACTTTGGCATAACCGGAAGATTCGTAACGCGATAAGCACCAGGTTCCGCCGCTGTTCATCGAAACGATTCTTCCCCCTCTGTTGTTTTTTAGAGGAGATTTACCGTTTAAACCCGTTCAATAATTTTTTGATAAAACCATGTTTTATTTCGATCCAGCATATTTTCTCTTCGCTCTTCCGCCCCTGCTACTCGGCATTTGGGCGCAGTTCAAGGTGAAATCAGCTTTCAAAAAATATTCGCAGGTGGCGACCCAGAATGGCGTTACCGGCGCGCAGGCTGCCTTGCGTATTCTCCAGCGCGGCGGCTTGGACAACGTGAACGTCGAGATGACCAGCGGCATGCTTTCAGACCACTACGACCCGCGTCACAAGGTGCTGCGACTCAGCGGGGAGGTTTACAGCCTGCCAAGCATCGCCTCGGTTGGTGTAGCTGCCCATGAGGCTGGCCATGCTTTACAGGATAAAATCGGCTACTCACCTCTCGCCATCCGTTCAGCAATGGTGCCCGTAGTCTCTATTGGCAGCAATCTCGGGCCGATCCTCTTCATGGTAGGCCTGTTCATGCACGGCGTGCTTGGAAGCTCGCTGGCGTGGGCGGGAATCATTCTCTTCGCAGGAACGGCACTGTTCGCTTTGGTGACGCTGCCGGTGGAATTCGATGCCAGCCGACGCGCCAAGGAGTTGCTGGTTTCGCAGGGCATCGTTTCGCAGCGTGAGATGGCGGGCGTGAACGCCGTGCTCGATGCTGCCGCCCTGACCTATGTAGCCGCTGCCGCACAAGCGATCATGCAGTTGCTCTACTATGTGACGGTCATGAACCGGCGAAATGATTGACACTAAAAATAAAGGCGGCCCACTGTAGCCGCCCTTATTTTTTATTCCCTGTTCACGATAGCCACGTCGTCCACAACATCTACGGCAAGCCACCGCACTACCTACCCTATCGCCTTCAGCACCTCCTGGCGCATCTGCTGGTAGGGAATCGCTCCTGCCGTGCGCCATTTAAGTTCGCCTCCGGCAAAAAGCATGAGCGCGGGAATGCCCTGAACCTGGAATCGGGCCGCGGCTTCAGGCTGCTGATCGACGTTAACCTTGACCACAGTCAACTTTCCCTTGAACTCGCTCGCGAGTTGTTTGACCGAGGGGGCCACCATTTTGCACGGACCGCACCAATCTGCCCAGAAATCGATGAATACGGGAAGTTCGCTTGTCCTGATAAGATCGTCAAGTGTTTGAGCCATAAGAGTTTGGATTGTTTGTTCGTGAAATTTTCGCATCACCACTGTCACGACGCATAAATCTAATTGCCTGAGCCGTTCAACACAACAACAGCTCCGGCGTTTTTGGTGTTGTTAACAACAGGCATTCCCCGTTTACCGTTTCATTTCCACCGCCAGATGTTGTATCGTTGTCACCAGACGCTCAAGAGTATGGTGTTTTCAACCGTCTGAACACTGAAACTTATAACTGGCAGGCCGGGTTAAACTGAAAAATCACATCCAATCCCCGTCATCCGGCAGATGCTGGAAGACAGTCAATGAAACACCAGCGATACCCTTGATGAACGACATCCTCGAAAAGCCAAGAAAAATTTACGTTACACGCCAAATCGAGTTCAATGCCGCCCACCGTCTGTTCAATCCGGAGCTATCGGACGAGGAGAACCGGCAACTCTACGGAAAATGCTCTGGTAAGTATGGACATGGGCACAACTATCTGCTTGAAATCACCCTATCGGGCATTATCGACCGAAAAACCGGCTATCTGTTCGATCTCAAGGAGCTGAAGAAAATTCTCGAAGAGGAGATTGTGGCGCGCTTCGACCACCGGCATCTGAACCATGAGGTGAGCGAACTCGAAGGCCATGTGCCGACAACGGAAATTCTTGCCGTCACCGTCTGGGAGATTCTCAAATCCCGACTGGAAACCATTATCAAACAGGAGGTTAGCCTCCATGAAGTTAAAATACATGAAACAGGAAAAAACAGTGTCACCTACCTTGGAGAATAACCATCACACCCACTCCGCGCTTTCGCAGTGCGACATCGATGAATGTTTTGAAGAGGCTCGCGGGCGGCAGGAAGAGGAGCGGCTCGGCTCGATGTCAAGTGCGGTTCAAACCCTACTGAAAGGCATCGGCGAGGATCCGGAACGTGAGGGATTGCTCCTGACTCCGGAGCGGGTCGCCAAATCGCTGCGGTTTCTGACGAAAGGATACCGGCAAAATCCGGAGCAGTTGCTCAAAAAAGCGGTGTTCACGGAGTCGTACGACGAGATGGTGCTAGTAAAGGACATCGACATTTACTCGATGTGCGAGCATCACATGCTTCCCTTCTTCGGCAAGGCGCACGTGGCCTACATTCCCGATGGCAAGATCGTGGGCTTATCGAAGATTCCGAGAGTCGTAGAGGTGTTCGCGCGGCGTTTGCAGGTCCAGGAGCGGCTAACCCAGCAGATCCGAGACGCTATCCAGAATGTGCTCAATCCGCGCGGCGTGGCCGTGGTGATTGAAGCGACGCACATGTGCATGGTGATGCGCGGCGTGGAGAAGCAAAATTCGGTGACGACAACCTCCGCCATGTCCGGAGATTTCATGACCAGCCAGTCCACGAGAAGCGAGTTCCTGCGCCTGATCGGCAACCGCTGACCGCCCACCCTACATTTCTCAAGACACAAATCGACAAAGGTTCGGGCTCTCAATGACAAGGCACGGAGAACCCGAACCTTTCACTCTGCTAGCCACTCCCGCAGGACTTCGCGCCCCAGCTCGACGGCCCGCGCCAGATGCTCGCGCATCAACTCGCTCAGGCCATTGCCCAGCCCGAGATCGTGCGGCGGCGCACCGATGAGCACGATCTCCGACGGTTCCCGGCCATGCAGCTTCACGATGGCGAGCAGTTCGCTGCGCCCCATCTGATGCGCCGACATCTTGCGATGGATGAACGCCGGAAGCTCTTCTTTACGATAGCAATAGACCTTCGGTTCGAACTCGACCGGGATGATCGAGTCGAAAACCATCAAGGCATCGCATGACTCGAAATAATCGAGCAAGTAGAGCCCCTGCGTGCCACCATCCACGAACTGAACGTTTTCCGGCCAATCGCCGGAAGCCTTAAGCGCCCGTACGACCTCCACGCCAAAACCTTCATCACCGAAGAGAAGATTGCCAAGACCAACAATGTTGATTTTATTCAAAAGGGGAAATGGTAAATGATTATTGGACGATTGGGACAATTGAGACTTGTGAGATTTTGGGAAGAATGCCGAGGGCGGTACCGACTTGTCAGTACCGCCCTGCTCTTCAATTCATAATTCAACATTCATCATTCTCATCACGCCGCCGCTTCATCTTCCACCTTGTGCTTGTAGCCAGTGATAATCGATGAGGTCACGCTGGTGCGATCCACAATGTCGTGACGGAAGACGGCGTACAGATGCACGATCACGTAGAACGGGAAAATCCAGGCGACGATATGGTGCGCGTAGTGCAGGTTGTAACTGCTGCCGAAGAGCGGCAGCACCCATCCAAACGCCGCGTCCATGAAGCTGCCAGGACGATTCTCGGCGTACATAGCCATGCCGGTCAGAATCATGAAAGTCGAACCGCAGAAAATGAAAATGAAATGTGACAGCGCCGCAACCGGGTTGTGTCCGACATAGTTCGGTTCATCCTTCCGCAAAAACAGATATGAGGCAACCTGCTCCTTGAAGGGCTTGCCCCACCATGCAGGAGACCACGGCCTGAATCCACCGAACTTTGCATATCGATCGTCCGAAAGCAACGCGTAGTACATCCTGTACAGAAAGTTGCCGGTAAACACAAAAGCAACGCAATAATGCACATAGCGCCACATCACGAAGTTGTGCTGCCAGACCGCTTCACCAAGCGGCGGATTGATCACCGGAGAGGCGATGTACAGGCCGGTAACCACCAACGCAACGATGCTGAACGCATTGACCCAGTGGTAAAGCCGAACCGGCAGACGCCAGACGTAGATTTCCTCGATTAATCTGCCCATGTCGTTCTCCGTTTAAACGATGGTTACCCTGGTGATTTCGTTGCCATTCATGTCATACAGATGGACGCACAGGCAAGACAGGGGTCAAACGAGTGTACCGTCCGCAGGATTTCGAGTGGTTTTGAAGGATCGGCCATCGGCGTACCTTTCAGGGCCGCTTCGTAGGCACCCGAGTTGCCTCGATTGTCCCTCGGCGAAGCGTTCCAGGTCGAAGGCACCACAATCTGGTACTCGTCGATCTTCTCGTCCTTTATCCTGATCCAGTGGCCAAGCGAGCCTCTCGGCGCTTCGGTATAGCCGAAGCCTTTGCACTCTTTTGGCCAGGTTGAGGGTTCCCAGCGTTCGCTGTTGAAGGTCTTGTAATCTCCCGCCTTGATGTTCGCCACGAGCTGGTCGTAGAAATGGCCCATAAATCCGGCGGTCTGCTTGCACTCGATGCCGCGCGCGGCGGTGCGCCCAAGCGTCGAGAAGAGCGCTTCGGGACCGACCTGAAGCTTGCCGAGCACCGCGCCGACCGTCTCCTTGATCATCGGGTCGCCTTTGGCGTAGGCCACCAGCACACGGGCGAGCGGGCCGACCTCCACCGGATGCTCCTTCCAGCGCGGCGTCTTGAGCCAACTGTACTGCTTGTCGGTATCGAGAAATTCGAATGGCGGCTTGGGGCCGGTGTAGTTCGGTTTGGTCTCCCCTTCCCACGGGTGGAGCCCCTTGTCGGAGCCTTTGGAGTAGGTGTACCAGCTGTGACCGACTTCCTCCTTGATCTGCGACATGTCGCGCGGATCAACGTCGATAACGGTGGACAAATCCTTGTTCAGGATGGCGCCTCGCGGCCAAAGCAGCGATTTAAAGTCGTTGAGATTCGTCTCCGGGAAGTCGCCATAGCTCATGAAGTTGCCGAGACCGCCGCCGTAGAGCCACTCCTTGTAGAACCCGGCGATGGCGATGAGGTCAGGAACATAGACCTGGTCGATGAAGGTCTGCGTATCGTCGATGATCTTCTTGATCATGTTGAGACGCTCGATGTTGATCGCCGTGTCGCTATTCGGGTCGATGGCGCAAGCCATGCCACCGACGACGTAGTTCGGATGGGGGTTCTTGCCGCCGAAAACAGTCTGGATCTTGACAATCTCCTTCTGGAAATCGAGCGCTTCGAGGTAGTGCGCCACAGCGATGAGGTTCACCTCCGGCGGCAGCTTGTAGGCCGGATGGCCCCAGTAGCCGTTCGAGAAGATGCCGAGCTGGCCGCTCTCGACGAAGGCCACGAGGCGCTGCTGCAAATCCTTGAAATAGCCGACCGACGATTTCGGCCAAGGCGAGATGCTCTGGGCGATAGCCGAGGCCTGGTTCGGATCTGCCTTGAGCGCACTGACCACATCGACCTAGTCGAGCGCGTGCAGGTGGTAGAAATGCACGAGGTGATCCTGCGTCTGCTGCGTGGCGTTCATCAGGTTCCGGATGATACGCGCGTTCGGCGGAATCTCGATGCCAAGAGCATCTTCGACGCAGCGCACCGATGCGAGGGCATGCACCGTCGTACAGACGCCACAGATACGCTCGGCAAAAGCCCATGCATCGCGTGGATCGCGCCCCTTGAGGATCACCTCGATGCCGCGCCACATGGTGCCGGTGCTATACGCCTCCTCGATGACATTGGCATCGTTCATTTTCGCCTCTATTCTCAGATGCCCCTCGATACGGGGAATCGGATCGACAACTATTTTCTTGGCCATGCCTTGAACTCCCTTGATTTACTGTTCTTGCTCTTTGTCGTGCTGCTTCTTCTTCACTGCGGTGAGCGCTGCATGAGCCGCTGCGCCGGCCGCTGCCGCGCCGACTGCCACAATGCCGATCTTGTCAGCGGTGGTATCCGTGCCGAGAAACGACACGTCAGCCAGCCTCGTGTAGAATGGACCCTTGTCCCAGAATCCCGGTTCGGAGCAGCCGATACAGGGGTGCCCTGAACCGATGGGAAAGCTCGTGCTTTCGTTCCACTGAATCTTCGAGCAGGAATTGTAAGTGGTCGGGCCTTTGCATCCCATTTTGTAGAGGCACCAGCCCTTCCGGGTGGACTCTTCGTCAAATCCGCGCACGAACATACCAGCATCGTAAAAGGCACGGCGATAGCACTTGTCGTGAATTCTGGTGGAGTAGAACGCTTTCGGCCGCCCCATTTTGTCAAGCTCCGGAAGCTTGCCAAAGGTATGCACATGAGTGATCACGCCGGTCATCACCTCGGCAATGGGCGGGCAACCCGGCACCTTGACGATCGGTTTGTCTTTGATGATCTTGTCAATCGGCTGCGCTCCGGTAGGATTGG
Protein-coding sequences here:
- the folE gene encoding GTP cyclohydrolase I FolE, whose translation is MKQEKTVSPTLENNHHTHSALSQCDIDECFEEARGRQEEERLGSMSSAVQTLLKGIGEDPEREGLLLTPERVAKSLRFLTKGYRQNPEQLLKKAVFTESYDEMVLVKDIDIYSMCEHHMLPFFGKAHVAYIPDGKIVGLSKIPRVVEVFARRLQVQERLTQQIRDAIQNVLNPRGVAVVIEATHMCMVMRGVEKQNSVTTTSAMSGDFMTSQSTRSEFLRLIGNR
- a CDS encoding hydrogenase maturation protease — protein: MEVVRALKASGDWPENVQFVDGGTQGLYLLDYFESCDALMVFDSIIPVEFEPKVYCYRKEELPAFIHRKMSAHQMGRSELLAIVKLHGREPSEIVLIGAPPHDLGLGNGLSELMREHLARAVELGREVLREWLAE
- the trxA gene encoding thioredoxin — protein: MAQTLDDLIRTSELPVFIDFWADWCGPCKMVAPSVKQLASEFKGKLTVVKVNVDQQPEAAARFQVQGIPALMLFAGGELKWRTAGAIPYQQMRQEVLKAIG
- a CDS encoding 6-carboxytetrahydropterin synthase, coding for MNDILEKPRKIYVTRQIEFNAAHRLFNPELSDEENRQLYGKCSGKYGHGHNYLLEITLSGIIDRKTGYLFDLKELKKILEEEIVARFDHRHLNHEVSELEGHVPTTEILAVTVWEILKSRLETIIKQEVSLHEVKIHETGKNSVTYLGE
- the cybH gene encoding Ni/Fe-hydrogenase, b-type cytochrome subunit: MGRLIEEIYVWRLPVRLYHWVNAFSIVALVVTGLYIASPVINPPLGEAVWQHNFVMWRYVHYCVAFVFTGNFLYRMYYALLSDDRYAKFGGFRPWSPAWWGKPFKEQVASYLFLRKDEPNYVGHNPVAALSHFIFIFCGSTFMILTGMAMYAENRPGSFMDAAFGWVLPLFGSSYNLHYAHHIVAWIFPFYVIVHLYAVFRHDIVDRTSVTSSIITGYKHKVEDEAAA
- a CDS encoding zinc metallopeptidase codes for the protein MFYFDPAYFLFALPPLLLGIWAQFKVKSAFKKYSQVATQNGVTGAQAALRILQRGGLDNVNVEMTSGMLSDHYDPRHKVLRLSGEVYSLPSIASVGVAAHEAGHALQDKIGYSPLAIRSAMVPVVSIGSNLGPILFMVGLFMHGVLGSSLAWAGIILFAGTALFALVTLPVEFDASRRAKELLVSQGIVSQREMAGVNAVLDAAALTYVAAAAQAIMQLLYYVTVMNRRND